Proteins from a genomic interval of Flammeovirgaceae bacterium SG7u.111:
- a CDS encoding sugar phosphate nucleotidyltransferase, whose product MKAIIPVAGIGVTLRPHTHTQPKALVSVAGKPLLSHIVDFLASADIKEFVFIIGYMGNKIESFMRSHYSHNDYKMDFVQQEPRLGSAHAVYCARQFMQPNDELLIMLGDILVGMDLKAMVNRSETVVGVKKVKRPIDFGIAELGSNGEVVKLIEKPKIPKSNLGLVGIYKIRRAADLIQSIEGQLESAPPTKQDFNLTDALMEMVVQGEKVTVIEVDNWYDCGSKESLLEANAKLLKRKGGKADKSIRTSSGIIIPPVKIGRNCDIRNSIIGPNVVVGDHTAIVNSVVSDSIIGSYSILEFLMLNNSIIGNDTKLKGMTQSLNIGDNTEINFFGDR is encoded by the coding sequence ATGAAAGCCATTATCCCCGTAGCGGGCATAGGAGTAACCTTGCGCCCGCATACCCATACACAACCCAAAGCATTGGTTTCTGTAGCAGGAAAGCCCCTCCTTTCTCATATAGTAGATTTTTTGGCCAGTGCCGATATCAAGGAGTTTGTGTTCATAATTGGTTATATGGGGAATAAAATCGAGTCGTTTATGCGCTCGCATTATAGCCACAATGATTATAAAATGGATTTTGTGCAACAAGAACCTCGTCTTGGCTCAGCTCATGCCGTGTATTGCGCGCGGCAGTTTATGCAGCCAAACGATGAGTTGCTGATCATGCTGGGAGATATCTTAGTGGGAATGGATTTGAAGGCAATGGTAAATAGGTCAGAAACTGTAGTTGGTGTAAAGAAAGTGAAGCGACCAATTGATTTCGGTATAGCCGAATTAGGAAGTAATGGGGAAGTGGTAAAGTTGATAGAAAAGCCGAAAATACCAAAATCGAACCTCGGGCTAGTTGGGATTTATAAGATCAGAAGGGCGGCAGATCTAATTCAATCTATAGAAGGTCAGCTAGAAAGTGCGCCGCCTACCAAGCAGGATTTTAATTTGACCGATGCGCTTATGGAAATGGTTGTGCAAGGGGAAAAGGTGACGGTGATAGAAGTAGATAATTGGTACGATTGCGGGTCGAAAGAGTCATTGCTAGAAGCCAATGCGAAATTGCTGAAACGGAAAGGAGGGAAAGCCGATAAATCGATTCGGACTTCGAGTGGAATTATTATTCCCCCTGTAAAAATTGGGCGCAACTGCGATATCCGTAACTCTATCATAGGTCCCAACGTGGTAGTTGGTGATCATACGGCTATAGTCAATAGTGTAGTGTCAGATTCTATTATTGGTTCTTACAGTATTTTGGAGTTTTTGATGCTCAATAATTCTATCATAGGAAATGATACGAAGCTCAAAGGCATGACCCAAAGTCTTAATATTGGGGATAATACGGAAATAAACTTTTTTGGCGACAGATAA
- the mutL gene encoding DNA mismatch repair endonuclease MutL, with the protein MEDIINLLPESLANQIAAGEVVQRPSSAVKEMLENSLDAGATNIKLIVKNAGKTLIQVIDNGKGMSENDARMCFERHATSKIVKTDDLFSIHTFGFRGEALASIAAVAQVELRTKKEGDETGTKICIEGSTVISQEPDVCADGTSISVKNLFFNVPARRNFLKSNPVELKHIMDEFCRVALARPEVTMSMYQDDLITFDLKSGKLARRVVEIFGKNYEKSLITCQEGVPGLTIEGYVGKPESSKKSRGEQFFFVNGRFIKHPYFNHAIMSAFEGLLPEGYFPFYVLNITLDARKVDVNVHPTKTEVKFEDEKTIYALIRASIKQALAQQGAMPSLDFDLNVNYSRGIDLNSSFTQQDEKPSASPPPLRADSDAFRNQSNLQNWENLFPTAEPSAAGNTENPFFKEEPNEEEDQVQQQPVEIKFSSAANEIQPEEPDIPQTAKKKFIQLHRKYILTPVKSGIMLINQEASHQRILYERFMRSIDAKNGASQKLVFPVEIQLNAVELALINEVKEDMWALGFDYEEQEGNMLIVKGLPAEVNTGNEKDIIEDLLEQIRISQPGISLNIHQRLARALARRTSLKAGTRLDEVEMQSLIEQLFACAEPNYTPGGNKTVSIIYMDEIESLFLRS; encoded by the coding sequence ATGGAAGATATTATCAATTTATTACCCGAATCGCTTGCCAACCAGATAGCAGCCGGTGAGGTGGTACAAAGACCGTCTTCGGCGGTGAAGGAGATGCTGGAAAACTCGCTAGATGCTGGTGCTACCAACATCAAGTTGATTGTGAAAAACGCTGGAAAAACGCTGATTCAAGTAATTGATAATGGAAAGGGCATGTCCGAGAACGATGCAAGGATGTGTTTTGAAAGGCATGCGACTTCTAAAATAGTAAAGACCGACGATCTTTTTTCTATCCATACTTTTGGGTTTAGGGGCGAGGCGTTGGCTTCTATAGCGGCGGTAGCGCAGGTGGAGCTCAGGACCAAAAAGGAAGGAGATGAGACAGGTACGAAAATATGTATTGAAGGGTCAACGGTGATTTCCCAAGAGCCAGATGTTTGTGCCGATGGGACTTCTATAAGTGTAAAAAACCTTTTTTTCAACGTACCTGCCCGAAGGAATTTCCTCAAGTCTAACCCCGTGGAGTTGAAGCATATCATGGATGAGTTTTGTAGGGTGGCCCTTGCAAGGCCAGAAGTGACCATGAGCATGTACCAAGACGACCTCATTACCTTCGACCTGAAAAGTGGGAAATTAGCAAGAAGGGTGGTAGAGATTTTTGGGAAGAACTATGAAAAATCGCTCATTACTTGCCAAGAGGGAGTGCCCGGGCTAACTATTGAAGGCTACGTAGGAAAGCCAGAATCCTCCAAAAAGTCGAGAGGGGAACAGTTTTTCTTTGTGAACGGTCGCTTTATCAAGCATCCGTATTTCAACCATGCGATTATGTCGGCTTTTGAAGGCTTGTTGCCCGAAGGCTATTTCCCTTTTTACGTGCTCAATATCACCTTGGATGCCCGAAAAGTTGATGTGAACGTACACCCGACCAAAACTGAGGTAAAGTTTGAGGATGAAAAAACGATTTATGCGCTCATTAGAGCCTCTATAAAACAAGCATTGGCGCAGCAAGGGGCTATGCCTTCTTTGGATTTTGATTTGAATGTGAATTATTCGAGAGGGATTGACCTGAACTCTTCCTTCACACAGCAGGATGAAAAACCAAGTGCAAGCCCTCCTCCATTACGAGCTGATTCGGATGCATTTAGGAACCAGTCCAATCTTCAGAATTGGGAGAACTTATTTCCTACAGCAGAACCTAGTGCCGCTGGAAATACAGAAAATCCTTTTTTTAAAGAAGAACCAAACGAGGAGGAGGATCAAGTGCAGCAACAGCCAGTGGAAATAAAATTTAGCAGTGCGGCAAATGAAATTCAGCCAGAAGAGCCAGATATTCCACAAACTGCCAAGAAGAAGTTCATCCAACTTCATAGGAAGTATATCTTGACCCCCGTAAAGTCGGGTATTATGCTTATAAACCAAGAGGCTTCTCACCAGCGGATTCTTTACGAACGATTTATGCGTAGTATAGATGCTAAAAATGGAGCTTCCCAAAAGCTGGTCTTCCCTGTGGAAATACAACTAAATGCGGTAGAGCTAGCCCTTATAAATGAGGTGAAAGAAGATATGTGGGCATTGGGCTTCGATTATGAAGAGCAAGAAGGGAATATGCTGATAGTGAAAGGCTTGCCCGCAGAGGTGAATACGGGAAATGAGAAAGATATAATAGAAGACCTTTTGGAGCAAATTCGGATTAGCCAGCCTGGTATTAGCTTAAATATTCATCAGCGCTTAGCACGAGCCTTGGCCAGGAGAACTTCTCTAAAAGCTGGGACTAGGCTAGATGAAGTAGAAATGCAGTCGCTGATTGAGCAACTGTTTGCCTGTGCCGAGCCAAATTATACACCAGGTGGGAATAAAACCGTTTCTATCATCTACATGGACGAAATTGAATCGCTTTTTCTGAGAAGCTGA
- a CDS encoding Ldh family oxidoreductase, which produces MFDYKKLENFCREVFMKMGCSEADASLAAGVLVSADLRGVDSHGVARLSGYVRLWENDRVNPNPDIKIVHETPSTAVIDGDAGLGLVVAPKAMQVAIDKAKNVGTGWVSVRNSNHFGIAGYHSMMALEHDMIGMSMTNASPLVSPTFSKDRMLGTNPIAVAIPANGQPAFVADFATTTAANGKLEILQRKEEDAPTGWVQDAEGQPSNDASALKKGGALLPLGSDRVRSSHKGYCLGSIVDIFSAVLSGAGYGPWAPPFVSFLPLPENPPGQGLGHFFGAMRVDAFRPADEFKSHMDNWIGRFRQATPVEGHEKVLIPGDPERELEAQRKTEGIPLLLPVEKDLKGLAERFELEF; this is translated from the coding sequence ATGTTTGATTATAAAAAATTGGAAAACTTCTGTAGAGAGGTTTTTATGAAAATGGGATGTAGCGAAGCCGATGCTAGCTTGGCTGCAGGAGTGCTAGTAAGTGCCGATTTGAGAGGGGTTGATTCCCACGGAGTGGCCCGGCTAAGTGGCTATGTGAGGTTATGGGAAAATGACCGGGTGAATCCTAATCCAGATATAAAAATAGTTCATGAAACGCCAAGTACGGCGGTGATAGACGGAGATGCTGGGCTAGGCTTAGTAGTTGCCCCAAAGGCAATGCAAGTAGCTATAGATAAAGCCAAAAATGTAGGTACAGGTTGGGTAAGTGTGAGGAACTCGAACCATTTTGGGATTGCTGGTTATCATTCTATGATGGCACTGGAGCATGACATGATCGGAATGTCGATGACGAATGCAAGCCCGCTGGTTTCCCCCACGTTTTCCAAGGACAGGATGCTAGGAACGAACCCAATTGCCGTGGCTATTCCTGCCAATGGGCAGCCAGCTTTTGTAGCAGATTTCGCTACTACCACTGCGGCAAACGGTAAACTAGAAATATTACAAAGAAAAGAAGAAGATGCCCCAACTGGCTGGGTGCAAGATGCCGAAGGCCAGCCAAGCAACGATGCTTCTGCCCTCAAAAAAGGCGGTGCTCTTTTACCGCTTGGTAGCGATAGGGTACGAAGTAGCCACAAAGGTTACTGCCTAGGTTCTATTGTCGATATATTTTCAGCGGTGCTTTCAGGAGCTGGTTATGGGCCGTGGGCGCCTCCATTTGTAAGCTTTTTACCTCTTCCCGAAAATCCTCCAGGGCAAGGCCTGGGGCATTTCTTTGGGGCGATGCGAGTAGATGCTTTCCGCCCAGCAGATGAGTTCAAAAGTCACATGGACAATTGGATTGGAAGGTTTAGGCAAGCAACTCCAGTAGAGGGGCACGAAAAAGTGCTGATACCGGGTGATCCTGAGAGGGAGCTGGAAGCGCAAAGGAAAACAGAAGGCATTCCTTTGTTGTTGCCTGTAGAGAAGGACTTGAAAGGTTTGGCAGAGCGTTTTGAGTTAGAGTTTTAG
- a CDS encoding ATP-dependent Clp protease adaptor ClpS — protein MWLQTEEPEIEILEIEETDTDSDELNDLVVYNDDVNTFDHVINTLIDICEHTPEQAEQCTIIIHYKGKCAVKKGSFDELVPKRNAICDRGISAEVE, from the coding sequence ATGTGGTTACAAACTGAAGAGCCAGAAATTGAAATCCTTGAAATAGAGGAAACAGATACCGACTCGGATGAGTTGAACGACTTGGTGGTGTACAACGATGATGTGAACACCTTTGATCATGTGATCAATACGTTGATAGATATTTGTGAGCATACGCCCGAACAAGCAGAGCAATGCACCATTATCATTCATTACAAAGGAAAGTGTGCGGTAAAAAAAGGCAGTTTTGATGAGTTGGTGCCTAAGCGTAATGCCATCTGCGACCGTGGGATTTCTGCTGAGGTCGAATAA
- the ettA gene encoding energy-dependent translational throttle protein EttA: MSNETIIFSMAGVSKIHPPKKQVLKNIYLSFFYGAKIGVLGLNGSGKSSLLKIIAGIDKEIQGEVVFSPGYTVGYLEQEPKLDLSKTVRQVVEEGVQEVVDLLKEFEDINMAFANPMSDDEMTKLIERQGEVQEKLDHHNAWELDTRLEKAMDALRCPPEDASIENLSGGEKRRVALCRLLLQEPDVLLLDEPTNHLDAESVHWLEQHLQQYKGTVIAVTHDRYFLDNVAGWILELDRGEGIPWKGNYSSWLEQKQNRLAKEEKSESKRQKTLQRELEWIRMAPKARQAKQKSRINAYNDLVNEESREREEKLELFIPAGPRLGTQVIEAQQVAKSFGEKLLFENMEFKLPQGGIVGVIGPNGAGKTTLFKLITENEKPDKGSFEVGSTVEIAYVDQEHINLDPNKSVWETISGGNETMLIGGKEINSRAYVSKFNFSGSDQQKKVGVLSGGERNRVHLAMTLKQGANLLLLDEPTNDLDVNTLRALEEALDNFGGCAVIISHDRWFLDRVATHILAFEGDSKVSFFEGNFSDYEEKRKEQYGDLTPHRIKYKKLQ; this comes from the coding sequence ATGAGTAATGAAACTATAATTTTTTCGATGGCGGGTGTGAGTAAAATCCATCCACCTAAGAAACAGGTCCTTAAAAACATATATCTATCTTTTTTTTACGGAGCAAAAATCGGGGTTTTGGGCCTCAATGGCTCAGGAAAATCTTCCCTGCTCAAGATCATAGCGGGAATAGATAAAGAGATACAAGGCGAGGTGGTTTTTTCACCTGGCTACACCGTAGGGTACTTGGAGCAAGAGCCGAAGCTCGACCTGTCAAAAACAGTAAGGCAAGTAGTAGAAGAAGGGGTGCAGGAAGTTGTTGACCTTCTCAAAGAATTTGAAGATATCAACATGGCTTTTGCCAACCCAATGTCTGACGACGAGATGACCAAGCTGATAGAAAGGCAAGGAGAGGTGCAAGAAAAGCTGGATCACCATAATGCATGGGAGCTAGATACTAGGCTAGAAAAAGCGATGGATGCGCTCCGTTGCCCACCTGAAGATGCGTCAATTGAGAACCTTTCGGGTGGTGAGAAGAGGCGAGTTGCTCTTTGCCGCCTATTGCTCCAAGAGCCGGATGTGCTTTTGCTCGATGAGCCTACCAACCACCTCGATGCCGAGTCGGTACATTGGTTGGAGCAGCACCTTCAGCAATACAAGGGCACTGTAATAGCCGTAACTCACGATAGGTACTTCCTCGATAATGTAGCTGGTTGGATTTTGGAATTGGACAGGGGCGAGGGCATTCCTTGGAAAGGGAATTATTCTTCGTGGCTAGAGCAAAAGCAAAATAGGCTGGCCAAAGAAGAAAAGAGCGAGTCGAAAAGGCAAAAAACACTTCAACGAGAGTTGGAGTGGATCAGGATGGCACCCAAAGCCCGCCAGGCCAAGCAGAAGTCGAGAATCAATGCATATAATGATTTGGTGAACGAGGAGTCGAGGGAAAGAGAAGAGAAGTTGGAGCTGTTCATTCCTGCCGGCCCGAGGTTAGGGACGCAGGTAATAGAAGCACAGCAAGTAGCCAAGTCTTTTGGCGAAAAGTTGTTGTTCGAAAATATGGAGTTTAAACTTCCTCAAGGTGGTATTGTTGGAGTAATTGGACCAAATGGTGCGGGTAAAACCACGCTTTTTAAACTGATTACGGAGAATGAAAAACCTGATAAGGGCTCTTTTGAGGTGGGCTCTACGGTAGAAATAGCTTATGTAGACCAGGAGCATATCAACCTCGACCCTAATAAATCAGTTTGGGAAACTATTTCGGGCGGAAATGAAACCATGCTCATTGGTGGAAAAGAAATAAACTCAAGGGCTTATGTGAGTAAGTTTAACTTCTCGGGAAGCGACCAACAGAAAAAAGTAGGTGTGCTTTCGGGTGGTGAAAGAAACAGGGTGCATTTGGCGATGACTTTGAAGCAAGGCGCTAACTTATTGCTGCTTGATGAACCTACCAACGACTTGGACGTAAACACGCTCCGTGCATTGGAAGAAGCGCTTGATAACTTTGGCGGCTGTGCAGTAATCATCTCTCACGACAGGTGGTTCTTAGATAGAGTTGCTACCCACATATTAGCCTTTGAAGGAGACTCCAAAGTAAGTTTCTTTGAAGGTAACTTCTCGGACTACGAAGAAAAAAGAAAAGAGCAGTACGGTGACCTAACTCCTCACAGAATTAAATATAAGAAGTTGCAGTAA
- a CDS encoding transposase: MSETRKAHTDYAYFWTMTVVGWADVFTRKEYCEIVLDSLQFCQKTKGLEVFAYVIMPSHIHVVGRREKGRLGDLIRDFKSMFKL, from the coding sequence ATGTCAGAAACCAGAAAAGCACATACGGACTATGCTTATTTTTGGACGATGACGGTTGTAGGTTGGGCAGATGTATTTACAAGAAAAGAATACTGTGAGATAGTGTTGGATAGCCTGCAATTCTGCCAAAAAACAAAAGGCTTGGAAGTTTTTGCCTACGTGATAATGCCTAGCCACATCCATGTGGTGGGGAGAAGGGAAAAAGGAAGGTTGGGCGATTTGATTCGGGATTTTAAGAGCATGTTTAAACTTTAG
- a CDS encoding DUF349 domain-containing protein produces MSDSGIKEYPEISDFGYIKDDKVYLKGYLGFKDREIGVVRESDEESMRYFLNRFEMVEKKVNEVKEAIVTAENKGSYLMKLIHMRTYLAQFNGLGDFTKLYEEINNMEDDIRVYIEKNRQKNYEIKTALLNEANSFKGSADWKFGAEKLKELKLKWIKTGSAHKEVEEQLSKEFNEALEYFFQRRKSFFLEQAKVIKDAKRRAQYIINDLTRINQAGSDPAKADKVKSYQREWRTFSKVPKKIIAPMFSSFKKQIDTYFNNLKYNAAMKEKSSIEIKQDIYTEVENMLEGKARFDINFVKQLQLKWKQFGKLPNPEDKQLNLKFRIVCNELFEMHFLEKSTRYFHPDFPKKTFSEQIKLKMQVLQDSIDKDEQELEDYSKKYAFELAQDSRTPGNYPVFQQRNNYVNKLKTKHRILSKLQDKLNPSSRY; encoded by the coding sequence ATGTCAGACTCTGGTATTAAAGAATATCCTGAAATCTCAGATTTCGGGTATATTAAAGACGACAAAGTTTATCTCAAAGGTTATCTAGGCTTCAAGGATAGGGAAATCGGAGTAGTAAGAGAATCCGATGAAGAGAGTATGCGCTATTTTCTCAACCGCTTCGAAATGGTGGAGAAGAAGGTAAACGAGGTGAAAGAGGCAATAGTAACTGCCGAAAACAAAGGTTCGTACCTCATGAAACTTATTCACATGCGTACCTACCTTGCCCAGTTCAATGGCTTGGGCGATTTCACCAAACTCTATGAAGAAATAAACAACATGGAGGACGATATACGTGTGTATATCGAAAAAAATAGGCAGAAGAACTACGAGATAAAAACAGCCCTCCTTAACGAGGCAAACAGCTTTAAAGGAAGCGCCGACTGGAAATTTGGTGCTGAAAAGCTAAAAGAACTGAAGCTAAAGTGGATAAAAACAGGAAGCGCCCACAAAGAAGTGGAAGAGCAGCTTTCTAAAGAATTTAACGAAGCATTGGAATACTTCTTCCAAAGAAGGAAATCGTTCTTCTTGGAACAAGCCAAAGTTATAAAAGACGCAAAAAGAAGAGCTCAGTATATCATCAACGACCTTACGCGAATAAACCAAGCGGGCAGCGACCCTGCTAAGGCAGACAAGGTAAAATCTTATCAGCGTGAGTGGAGGACCTTTAGTAAGGTTCCTAAAAAGATCATCGCCCCAATGTTTTCTAGCTTCAAAAAGCAGATCGATACGTATTTCAACAACTTGAAATACAATGCTGCCATGAAGGAGAAGTCGAGCATCGAGATAAAACAAGATATATACACCGAAGTGGAGAATATGCTGGAAGGCAAAGCTCGCTTCGATATCAACTTTGTGAAGCAACTTCAGCTAAAGTGGAAGCAGTTTGGTAAACTTCCTAATCCTGAAGACAAGCAGCTCAACCTTAAGTTTAGAATAGTTTGTAACGAGCTATTTGAGATGCACTTCTTGGAAAAATCAACAAGGTACTTCCACCCAGATTTTCCTAAAAAGACATTTTCTGAGCAGATTAAATTGAAAATGCAAGTACTCCAAGACTCGATAGACAAAGACGAACAAGAGCTGGAAGACTATAGTAAAAAATATGCGTTTGAACTTGCACAAGATAGCAGGACTCCGGGTAACTACCCAGTTTTTCAGCAGCGCAACAACTACGTTAACAAGCTAAAAACGAAGCACAGGATTTTGAGCAAATTGCAAGACAAACTCAACCCAAGCAGCAGATATTAA
- a CDS encoding VTT domain-containing protein produces the protein MLKLFKFLRKNSVSLVYCLALALVPIISSSSISVLAYQYEETIRAFALPQWAVFFSLTAFTMAFAITPTTFISILSGYFMGWVCLPFVVVSYLAAAAISFFLSKKIDNGKMLGSLRSYEGAERVIDNLKNKEFQVVFYSKISPLLPFAFSNFLLSAGGASFKGFMIGSLVGMLPRTIFSIWIGTQAYQLVSISQEGMGFHTQAFISILILISVVGVFRLFQKAFAI, from the coding sequence ATGTTGAAACTTTTTAAGTTTTTAAGAAAAAACAGCGTTTCGCTGGTGTACTGCCTTGCCCTCGCCTTGGTACCTATCATTTCAAGTTCTTCTATCAGCGTACTTGCCTATCAGTACGAAGAAACCATTCGTGCTTTTGCACTTCCCCAATGGGCTGTTTTTTTTAGCCTTACTGCTTTTACAATGGCTTTTGCCATTACTCCAACAACTTTTATCAGTATTTTGAGTGGGTACTTTATGGGGTGGGTTTGCCTGCCTTTTGTAGTGGTTTCGTACCTCGCTGCTGCGGCTATCAGTTTTTTTCTTTCGAAGAAAATAGATAATGGGAAAATGCTGGGAAGCCTTCGCTCGTACGAAGGGGCGGAAAGGGTGATAGACAACCTTAAGAATAAAGAATTTCAAGTAGTATTTTACTCCAAGATTTCACCTCTGCTGCCTTTTGCCTTTTCCAACTTCTTGCTGTCAGCAGGAGGAGCAAGTTTCAAAGGCTTTATGATAGGTAGTTTGGTAGGGATGTTACCTCGAACAATCTTTTCTATTTGGATAGGGACACAGGCGTATCAGCTGGTTTCGATAAGTCAAGAAGGCATGGGCTTTCATACCCAAGCCTTCATTAGCATACTTATCTTGATAAGCGTAGTCGGGGTTTTTAGGCTTTTCCAAAAGGCTTTTGCCATCTAA
- a CDS encoding class I SAM-dependent methyltransferase, which produces MENVQIVGAKPNKKIVNDSNLCFYQNIEVEKFKDFARQIGLENGPDIEAIYPHIERAKHVVEIGAGYGRALDKVLEKGYQGSLSAIERVPHLISYMKQKFGSKVRLFQQDAKEITLPYQADCMLWLWSGIMEMSKAEYTKAFHKMYAQLSKNGKLIVETPYKEIKVLGEFCEENHIVFETEWGKIDAYWPKASELKKAAFNCGFQKAEEVVYQTARGIDRIIYVLYK; this is translated from the coding sequence ATGGAAAACGTACAAATTGTGGGGGCAAAACCTAATAAGAAGATAGTTAATGACAGCAACTTATGTTTTTATCAAAACATAGAAGTTGAGAAATTCAAGGATTTTGCCAGACAGATAGGGTTGGAAAACGGACCGGATATTGAAGCGATTTACCCACACATAGAGCGTGCTAAACATGTGGTGGAAATAGGAGCTGGCTATGGAAGAGCGCTGGATAAAGTGCTGGAAAAAGGCTACCAAGGATCACTTTCCGCCATAGAAAGAGTACCCCACCTCATTTCCTACATGAAGCAAAAATTTGGCTCAAAGGTGAGGCTATTTCAGCAAGACGCCAAAGAAATTACCCTTCCCTATCAGGCTGATTGCATGCTTTGGCTGTGGTCTGGCATTATGGAGATGTCAAAAGCGGAGTACACAAAAGCTTTTCACAAGATGTACGCCCAGCTTAGTAAGAATGGCAAGCTGATAGTAGAAACCCCCTACAAAGAAATAAAAGTACTCGGCGAATTTTGTGAGGAAAACCACATTGTATTTGAAACCGAATGGGGGAAGATAGACGCTTACTGGCCCAAGGCTAGCGAACTCAAAAAAGCTGCTTTTAACTGTGGGTTTCAAAAAGCAGAAGAGGTAGTTTACCAAACCGCTCGTGGGATCGACAGGATTATATACGTTTTGTATAAGTAG
- the recR gene encoding recombination mediator RecR produces the protein MNFPSKLVESAVEEISKLPGIGKKTALRLALFLLKEDEQVTNKLSSALVKLRTEIKYCKQCFNISDEDTCSICSSPRRDNSLVCVVENSADLLAIENTSQFNGTYHVLGGVISPIDGIGPSELRLGELIDRCSSGEVKEIVLALSATMEADTTAFYITKKMKDTEVKISTIARGVPIGSEIEYTDEVTLGRSILKRIAYE, from the coding sequence ATGAATTTTCCCTCGAAGCTAGTAGAGTCGGCCGTAGAAGAAATTTCCAAACTTCCAGGAATAGGTAAAAAAACAGCCCTAAGGCTCGCTCTTTTTTTGTTAAAAGAAGATGAGCAGGTAACCAACAAGCTGTCGAGTGCCTTGGTAAAACTTCGTACCGAGATAAAATACTGCAAGCAGTGTTTTAATATTTCTGATGAAGATACTTGTTCCATTTGTTCCTCTCCCCGTAGGGATAATTCATTGGTGTGTGTGGTAGAAAACAGTGCGGATCTTCTGGCCATAGAAAATACATCCCAATTTAATGGAACGTACCATGTGCTTGGCGGAGTAATTTCCCCCATAGATGGCATTGGTCCTTCGGAACTGAGGCTAGGCGAACTGATAGATCGCTGCTCTTCTGGTGAGGTCAAAGAAATTGTTTTGGCACTTAGCGCTACCATGGAAGCGGATACCACCGCTTTTTACATCACAAAAAAGATGAAAGATACTGAGGTGAAGATTTCTACTATTGCCAGAGGTGTGCCTATTGGAAGTGAAATAGAATATACCGATGAGGTTACGTTGGGGAGGAGTATTTTGAAGCGAATAGCTTATGAATAG